The following coding sequences lie in one Actinomycetota bacterium genomic window:
- a CDS encoding TA system VapC family ribonuclease toxin, which yields MRALLDVNVLIALLDRDHVDHGRARAWLEAEIETGWASCPITENGLVRILSQPNYPGPTTPAEAVRMLARATAQPHHRFWACDLSVLDEAVVDRTRLHGPRQVTDAYLLALATSRQGRFVTFDRSVPVSAVKGATEANLVVV from the coding sequence GTGAGGGCGCTCCTCGACGTCAACGTGCTGATCGCCCTGCTCGATCGCGACCACGTCGACCACGGGCGGGCCCGGGCCTGGCTGGAGGCCGAGATCGAGACGGGCTGGGCCTCGTGCCCCATCACCGAGAACGGGCTCGTTCGCATCCTCAGCCAGCCCAACTACCCCGGCCCCACGACGCCGGCTGAGGCCGTCCGGATGCTGGCCCGGGCCACCGCCCAACCCCACCACCGGTTCTGGGCCTGCGACCTGAGCGTGCTCGACGAGGCAGTGGTCGACCGCACTCGGCTCCATGGTCCCCGGCAGGTGACCGACGCCTACCTGCTGGCCCTGGCCACCAGCCGCCAGGGCCGGTTCGTCACCTTCGACCGGTCCGTACCCGTGAGTGCCGTCAAAGGGGCCACCGAGGCCAACCTGGTCGTCGTGTAG
- a CDS encoding antitoxin, protein MRTTLQIDDDVLLAVKERARREHRTIGEVVSDLARQALTGSPAARTGAEDASFLGFEPLPRRGEAVSNALIDRLREELVEG, encoded by the coding sequence ATGCGCACCACGTTACAGATCGACGACGACGTGCTGCTGGCCGTGAAGGAGCGGGCGCGCCGCGAACACCGCACGATCGGCGAAGTCGTATCCGACCTGGCCCGCCAGGCCCTGACGGGCTCCCCGGCGGCTCGCACGGGGGCCGAGGACGCGTCGTTCCTCGGGTTCGAGCCCTTGCCCCGGCGCGGCGAGGCCGTCTCCAACGCACTCATCGACAGGCTGCGAGAAGAGCTCGTCGAAGGATGA
- a CDS encoding DUF2330 domain-containing protein codes for MRRLTVGLTVGALAVGLSAGPALACGGLIGRNGSVNLVRTTTLAAYHDGVEHYVTSFEFAGAGGEFGSIIPLPDVPSDVQRGGDWTLQRLVREVRPPLAPVALARATAAESADRAEVLLETRIDALDLTVLRGGAQAVGRWATDHGFLLTPDAPEVLEFYAQRSPIFLAARFDADAARQRGVALGDGTPVHLTIPTDNPWVPLRILALGRQPAERVDADVFLLTPNRPVLLPGNDAPGMTLERQERASAGLLADLRSDKGMEWVPESAWLTYLRVQAAPAELTYDLAVDASGAGQPSRTAAGLDLPAGAAFEAGGDGGGGLPWLLLAGGGLALLVLLAAVAWVATGNRPGGSPSPGPGAVAR; via the coding sequence ATGCGCCGGTTGACGGTTGGTCTGACGGTGGGGGCGTTGGCGGTGGGACTGTCGGCCGGGCCGGCCCTGGCCTGTGGGGGCCTGATCGGGCGCAACGGCTCGGTCAACCTCGTGCGGACGACGACCCTGGCCGCCTACCACGACGGGGTGGAGCACTACGTCACCTCCTTCGAGTTCGCGGGGGCGGGAGGGGAGTTCGGCTCGATCATCCCCCTGCCCGACGTGCCCAGCGACGTGCAGCGGGGCGGGGACTGGACCCTGCAACGGCTGGTGCGCGAGGTCCGGCCCCCGCTCGCCCCGGTAGCGTTGGCCCGGGCCACGGCGGCCGAAAGCGCCGACCGGGCCGAGGTGCTCCTGGAGACCCGCATCGACGCCCTCGACCTGACCGTGCTGCGGGGCGGCGCCCAGGCCGTGGGCCGGTGGGCCACCGACCACGGCTTCCTCCTCACCCCCGATGCCCCCGAGGTGCTGGAGTTCTACGCCCAGCGCAGCCCCATCTTCCTGGCCGCCCGCTTCGACGCCGACGCCGCCCGCCAGCGGGGTGTGGCCCTGGGCGACGGCACCCCCGTCCACCTGACCATCCCGACCGACAACCCGTGGGTGCCCCTGCGCATCCTCGCCCTGGGCCGCCAGCCGGCCGAGCGGGTGGACGCGGACGTCTTCCTGTTGACCCCCAACCGCCCGGTGCTGCTGCCCGGCAACGACGCCCCGGGCATGACCCTGGAGCGCCAGGAGCGGGCCTCGGCCGGCCTGCTGGCCGACCTGCGCTCGGACAAGGGGATGGAGTGGGTGCCCGAGTCGGCGTGGCTCACCTACCTGCGGGTGCAGGCCGCCCCGGCCGAGCTGACCTACGACCTGGCCGTGGACGCCTCCGGGGCCGGCCAACCGTCGCGCACAGCCGCCGGGCTCGACCTGCCGGCGGGGGCCGCCTTCGAAGCCGGTGGGGACGGGGGCGGGGGGCTGCCGTGGCTGCTGCTGGCCGGCGGCGGGCTGGCCCTGCTCGTCCTGCTGGCCGCCGTGGCCTGGGTGGCCACCGGCAACCGCCCCGGCGGTTCGCCCTCACCCGGCCCGGGGGCCGTAGCCCGGTGA
- a CDS encoding plastocyanin/azurin family copper-binding protein, translating to MISRRATHVASVLAVALLLAGCAGAGAGEADGPATGGGPDVRTVVLDMRWSRFSQTELKVRAGETIRFVVRNHDPIPHELIVGDQAVHDYHEQGTELHHRGRPGEVSVAAGATAETRYTFIQPGTLLFGCHLPGHWAYGMQGVIRVV from the coding sequence GTGATCTCCCGGCGGGCGACCCACGTCGCCTCGGTCCTGGCCGTCGCCCTGCTCCTGGCCGGCTGCGCCGGGGCGGGGGCGGGGGAGGCGGACGGGCCCGCTACGGGCGGCGGTCCCGACGTCCGCACGGTGGTGCTCGACATGCGCTGGTCGCGGTTCTCCCAGACCGAGCTCAAGGTGCGGGCCGGGGAGACGATCAGGTTCGTTGTCCGCAACCACGACCCCATCCCCCACGAGCTCATCGTGGGCGACCAGGCCGTGCACGACTACCACGAGCAGGGGACCGAGCTGCACCACCGGGGCCGGCCCGGCGAGGTCTCGGTGGCCGCCGGGGCCACGGCCGAGACCCGCTACACCTTCATCCAGCCCGGCACCCTGCTGTTCGGCTGCCACCTCCCCGGCCACTGGGCCTACGGCATGCAGGGCGTCATCAGGGTCGTCTGA
- a CDS encoding HAD family hydrolase, producing MGTQPVEAVIFDWGGTLSEFVTVELVDAWRLAARHLSPGRDHEDEICARLVAVEADFWASTAGDQRSGTLADLVAAATAALGMDVGEALLEEAAVRHLDAWTPHIRHDPDAAPALSALRAEGVRIGLLSNTHWPRSFHERFLERDGLASLIDARLYTSELPFQKPHPTAFAAALDAVGVSDPARAVFVGDRPWDDITGAQGAGLRAVLRPNPAIADATPVVPDAVIASLPDLVPLIRTWSGRD from the coding sequence ATGGGCACTCAGCCGGTCGAGGCCGTGATCTTCGACTGGGGCGGCACGCTCTCGGAGTTCGTCACCGTAGAGCTGGTCGACGCCTGGCGGCTGGCGGCTCGCCACCTCAGCCCCGGCCGGGACCACGAGGACGAGATCTGTGCCCGCCTGGTGGCCGTCGAGGCCGACTTTTGGGCCAGCACGGCCGGCGACCAGCGCAGCGGGACCCTGGCCGACCTAGTGGCCGCGGCCACCGCCGCCCTCGGCATGGACGTAGGTGAGGCCCTGCTGGAGGAGGCGGCCGTCCGCCATCTCGATGCCTGGACGCCCCACATCCGCCACGACCCCGACGCCGCGCCCGCACTGTCCGCCCTGCGGGCCGAAGGTGTGCGCATCGGCCTGCTGTCGAACACCCACTGGCCGAGGTCGTTCCACGAGCGGTTCCTCGAACGCGACGGCCTGGCCTCGCTGATCGACGCCCGCCTGTACACCAGCGAGCTGCCCTTCCAGAAGCCGCATCCCACTGCATTCGCGGCCGCCCTGGACGCCGTGGGTGTGTCCGACCCGGCCCGCGCCGTGTTCGTCGGCGACCGCCCCTGGGACGACATCACCGGGGCCCAGGGTGCCGGCCTACGGGCCGTCCTGCGCCCCAACCCGGCCATCGCCGACGCCACCCCCGTCGTCCCCGACGCCGTCATCGCCTCGCTCCCCGACCTCGTCCCCCTGATCCGCACCTGGTCCGGCCGAGACTGA
- a CDS encoding TIGR02677 family protein codes for MSSGARLWRRFPADLFRFTTTDLRDLHVALMAVFDESAVVSPALRVDDVRRGLQAAGWDEPVDDERLDHALRSLVGWGLLEVTQDHGARYATPEEFERRNLQWSLTPHGQAAIGGVQHAADELRRAVSLQPAVLDAIADGLGDLHRLMSSDPPGPAAQVNTTLSAVESHLESLVSSVRQFNTHLQRLLREDATEDEVFLDVKRRTITYLEDYIAGVERPARRVAVAIGRAQAEVGVSALHDRALLGANLAPLAGGDPAPAWLEERARRWDALVAWFAPARGEPRIALLVGVGRQAILQLLRVLERRFESRRRSSSIAQDFRTLARWFAGAVTDDEAHELFDAAFGMWPARHAHLVLDDEEARAPATSWLEAPPVPVAPALRTSTSLVNRGQAKPVPDAAAVRARRQREQAEALADHQSVRAALATGGAVNLARFGRLAPEAFAELLVLLSDALSAVPAADGSRRAMSADGGVEIVLTEPRPGAAPARLATATGVLTAPDFAVTVTLLGAWAGERERQVARA; via the coding sequence GTGAGCAGCGGGGCCCGACTCTGGCGGCGTTTCCCGGCCGACCTCTTCCGGTTCACCACCACCGACCTGCGCGACCTGCACGTCGCTTTGATGGCCGTCTTCGACGAGTCGGCGGTGGTGTCGCCCGCCCTGCGCGTCGACGACGTGCGGCGCGGCCTGCAAGCCGCCGGGTGGGACGAGCCCGTCGACGACGAGCGCCTCGACCACGCCCTTCGGTCCCTCGTCGGGTGGGGCCTGCTCGAGGTCACCCAGGACCACGGTGCCCGCTACGCCACTCCCGAGGAGTTCGAGCGTCGCAACCTCCAGTGGTCGCTCACCCCTCACGGCCAGGCCGCCATCGGGGGCGTCCAGCACGCGGCCGACGAGCTGAGGCGGGCCGTGAGCCTGCAGCCGGCCGTGCTCGACGCCATCGCCGACGGGCTGGGCGACCTGCACCGCCTGATGTCGTCCGACCCCCCTGGCCCGGCCGCCCAGGTCAACACCACCCTCTCGGCCGTCGAGTCCCACCTCGAGTCGCTGGTGAGCAGCGTCCGCCAGTTCAACACCCATCTCCAGCGCCTCCTGCGGGAGGACGCCACCGAAGACGAGGTCTTCCTCGACGTCAAGCGGCGCACGATCACCTACCTGGAGGACTACATCGCCGGCGTGGAGCGGCCCGCTCGCCGGGTGGCCGTAGCCATCGGCCGGGCGCAGGCCGAGGTCGGCGTGTCGGCCCTGCACGACCGGGCGCTGCTCGGGGCCAACCTGGCCCCCCTGGCCGGGGGAGACCCGGCGCCCGCCTGGCTGGAGGAGAGGGCCCGGCGGTGGGACGCCTTGGTGGCGTGGTTCGCCCCGGCCCGCGGTGAACCCCGGATCGCCTTGCTGGTCGGCGTCGGCCGCCAGGCCATCCTCCAGCTGCTGCGAGTCTTGGAGCGCCGCTTCGAGAGCCGGCGGCGGTCGTCTTCGATCGCCCAGGACTTCCGCACCCTGGCCCGTTGGTTCGCGGGCGCCGTCACCGACGACGAGGCCCACGAGCTGTTCGACGCCGCCTTCGGCATGTGGCCCGCCCGCCATGCCCACCTGGTGCTCGACGACGAGGAGGCCCGGGCCCCGGCCACGAGCTGGCTCGAGGCCCCGCCCGTGCCGGTGGCCCCGGCCTTGCGCACCTCGACCTCGCTCGTCAACCGCGGCCAGGCCAAGCCCGTGCCCGACGCGGCTGCCGTGCGGGCCCGGCGCCAGCGTGAGCAGGCCGAGGCGCTGGCTGATCACCAGTCGGTGCGGGCCGCGCTGGCGACCGGGGGGGCCGTCAACCTCGCCCGGTTCGGCCGCCTCGCGCCCGAGGCCTTCGCCGAGCTGCTGGTGCTGCTCTCCGATGCCCTGTCGGCCGTGCCCGCGGCCGACGGGTCCCGGCGGGCCATGAGCGCCGACGGCGGCGTCGAGATCGTCCTCACCGAGCCCCGCCCGGGTGCGGCCCCGGCCCGGCTGGCGACCGCCACGGGCGTGCTCACCGCGCCCGACTTCGCGGTCACGGTCACCCTGCTCGGTGCCTGGGCGGGCGAGCGCGAACGGCAGGTGGCCCGTGCCTGA
- a CDS encoding DUF2398 family protein, whose amino-acid sequence MPDTWLRPGAPASEALAAERSLAVRYLLARPYLVAEADAEAFALVARHRGWLVEWFEDTCGWGLTVDVPGRTARLAKRSVRPDPTRPVRRHRGANTAFDRRRYELLARLCAHLVNHRTTTIGLLAQNLEVEGAGAFQSGLQRERSAFVDALRLLASLGVVSFEGGDVEGYVADRRGNALVLVDAARLHQLLVPPTPVSRACGTTTAAVSAALRAEPRYGPTGQGTDPDLAADSYGGEPDDLAYAGGPIGPVADIDADTGGPDAGTGAGTDADAGGHGADRAGTDSDACDEAAGDRADAGGDRADAGAGTGAGADDLAMAVILRRPVADVDAGGADRPPGRRGPPQPPAGLRAIGGPRLASPGGQGAGPPADGWRRARHSLARRVLDDPAVHLDELDDEERAYLATSSGRRWLRDRVAQAGFVLEERAEGLLAVDTEAVATDVRFPAPSSTAKQAALLLVDELVPGFAGARSPRPRTHSQLGAALGRMLAAHPQWAREYQGADGPDRLAAAAVEVLAAMRLVEVADHEVRPRPALARYGVARPEGALL is encoded by the coding sequence GTGCCTGACACCTGGCTCCGGCCCGGCGCCCCGGCATCCGAGGCACTGGCGGCCGAGCGCTCGCTGGCCGTCCGGTACCTGCTGGCCCGCCCTTACCTGGTGGCCGAGGCCGACGCCGAGGCGTTCGCGCTCGTGGCCCGCCACCGGGGTTGGCTGGTCGAGTGGTTCGAGGACACCTGCGGCTGGGGCCTCACCGTCGACGTCCCGGGCCGTACCGCCCGCCTGGCCAAGCGCAGCGTCCGCCCCGACCCGACGCGTCCCGTCCGGCGCCACCGGGGCGCCAACACGGCCTTCGACCGCCGCCGCTACGAGCTGCTGGCCCGGCTGTGCGCCCATCTGGTCAACCACCGCACGACGACCATCGGCCTGCTGGCTCAGAACCTCGAGGTCGAGGGGGCAGGCGCGTTCCAGTCCGGGCTCCAGCGGGAGCGCTCGGCGTTCGTCGACGCCCTGCGCCTGCTGGCCTCGCTCGGGGTCGTGTCCTTCGAGGGCGGCGACGTAGAGGGCTACGTGGCCGACCGCCGGGGGAACGCGCTTGTCCTCGTCGATGCCGCCCGGCTCCACCAGTTGCTCGTGCCGCCCACCCCGGTGAGCCGGGCTTGCGGCACGACGACGGCCGCTGTCTCGGCCGCGCTGCGAGCCGAACCCCGCTACGGCCCCACCGGCCAGGGCACCGACCCGGATCTCGCAGCCGACTCGTACGGCGGCGAGCCCGACGATCTGGCGTACGCCGGCGGTCCCATCGGTCCGGTGGCCGACATCGATGCCGACACCGGGGGGCCCGATGCCGGCACCGGGGCCGGTACGGATGCCGATGCCGGCGGCCACGGGGCCGACAGGGCCGGTACGGATTCCGACGCCTGCGACGAGGCGGCCGGCGACCGGGCCGATGCCGGCGGCGACCGGGCCGACGCCGGGGCCGGGACCGGGGCCGGGGCCGACGATCTCGCCATGGCCGTCATCCTTCGCCGGCCGGTAGCCGATGTCGATGCCGGCGGGGCCGACCGGCCACCCGGTCGGCGGGGCCCGCCACAGCCGCCAGCTGGTCTTCGTGCGATCGGTGGTCCCCGCCTGGCCTCGCCCGGGGGACAGGGGGCGGGCCCTCCGGCCGACGGCTGGCGCCGGGCCCGCCATTCGCTGGCCCGGAGGGTGCTCGACGACCCCGCCGTCCACCTCGACGAGCTCGACGACGAGGAGCGGGCCTACCTGGCGACGTCGTCCGGGCGGCGGTGGTTGAGGGACCGGGTGGCCCAGGCCGGGTTCGTCCTCGAAGAGCGGGCCGAGGGCCTCCTGGCCGTGGACACCGAGGCGGTGGCCACCGACGTGCGGTTCCCGGCGCCGTCGAGCACGGCCAAGCAGGCCGCCCTCCTGCTCGTCGACGAGCTCGTCCCCGGTTTCGCCGGTGCCCGTTCGCCGAGGCCCCGCACCCACAGCCAATTGGGCGCCGCCCTGGGCCGCATGCTGGCCGCCCACCCGCAGTGGGCACGCGAGTACCAGGGGGCAGACGGGCCGGACCGGTTGGCCGCGGCCGCCGTCGAAGTGCTGGCCGCCATGCGGCTGGTGGAGGTGGCCGACCACGAGGTCAGGCCCCGTCCGGCCTTGGCCCGTTACGGAGTGGCCCGGCCCGAGGGGGCCCTGTTATGA
- a CDS encoding TIGR02680 family protein, which yields MSERASTGRWQPQRAGLVNVWRYADEVLTFHRGRLLLRGANGSGKSMALELLFPFLLDANAQPGRLSSAGKARGGLYERLTTGLGGGDRVGFLWAEFARPPTGDGTGDGGTFTIGVRLRASAQTHKVDYGWFTTTMVVGRDLRLLDDHRVPLSRAGLEEALAGAGTVHTNADDYRRAVRTHLFPGCDERQYDAIITTLLTLRREKISQDLDPQKLSSVLTASLPPLDEHDVAEVAEGFQKLDRRKEDLDKLAADLEVVRRLARRQRAYARSVLWGLAAEVRGATNRRDDVTRRARTAATRLASARDESATVEAAEAAARSGAADLRAQADTLRNLDAYRAGGRIEALRSEAERAAERARREEAVQAARGAEAERRAAAADDCRGQVADARAAARRATADLSSAADEADALAALSEAEASEPDAGERLLQAWAESRRQAVTEVRQALAHLARCVDARQRADEVLEEERAVLDGAVESHRGASSHLAQAVQAYSASVDQWAASAPRLEAWCLGEDGPGLAARLPSPPDDPAAVDEVVEALAVAARSAGAVASDRLRSALAANASARTAVEVEREEVAGGRLRHPLPPPWRSPRPEGSEGRDGAALWQLVDVAPGVEADVLDGVEAALVASGLLDAWVSPGGEISLPADERHDVVLGLVPAGHGGGSLADVLVPADGPRPAVAAEVVAALLRSIALVPTVDAEMAAGQGSAAAVGRDGTFCLGPTVGRGPSGPAQFVGAVAQEHRRLRRLAELDDQLAVLDRERSDLDKRLASERAALAALETEVAARPSGEAIAAAERHLEIAEARVADARARTERAQAARARAEEEAKAAQRDLMQRASAHGVPADPPGLEAHDARVRAVERLAVAWSRRRREEAAATLGLARAVDESGRAAAALGEAVRHYQSAVDDHRQLVARLEALDASAGAEYRAVLQQVQQAEAEAARLGSERDAAARRLRELAGETGRLEAELAAVEAERGRAEAERDAAAAGLVAAVSDGMAADAGVDVPDDPAGAGVTAVLEAARAVLSTVGENEGSDRERQARDRRLQESVYEARQSLRGGVDVLLDQSPGGWWALRAVAGGLRHRAHELAASLAGEVAAANDELREEEHRLFDETLTGSVRRSVAERIRRSNELVDGINVELAKVRTTTAGVGVRLRWEVEPDQPEVVKGARRLLLKDPADLSDTERASLYEFFRARLDDARQALDGTAGWDERLRDALDYRRWHRFALEVAHRDWDGFVPATTHRLARLSTGERSVTLHLPMLASVAAHYDGLAVGDGPSPCPRLILLDELFAGVDVVNRGQLFGLFVAWDLDAVVTSDHEWCAYQSLDGIAIHHLHATEPGQPVTTSRFVWDGRENRASPLAVVGG from the coding sequence ATGAGCGAGCGCGCCTCAACAGGTCGCTGGCAGCCCCAGCGGGCCGGCCTCGTCAACGTGTGGCGCTACGCCGACGAGGTGCTCACCTTCCACCGTGGCCGCCTCCTTCTGCGGGGGGCCAACGGGTCGGGTAAGTCCATGGCCCTCGAGCTCCTGTTCCCCTTCCTGCTCGACGCCAACGCTCAGCCGGGCCGGCTCTCGTCGGCCGGTAAGGCCCGGGGCGGGCTCTACGAGCGGCTCACCACCGGCCTGGGCGGAGGTGACCGGGTGGGCTTCCTGTGGGCCGAGTTCGCCCGGCCCCCCACCGGGGACGGCACCGGCGACGGCGGCACGTTCACGATCGGGGTTCGGTTGCGGGCGTCGGCCCAGACCCACAAGGTCGACTACGGCTGGTTCACCACCACGATGGTGGTGGGCCGGGACCTGAGGTTGCTCGACGACCACCGGGTCCCGCTGTCGCGCGCCGGCCTGGAGGAAGCCCTGGCCGGGGCGGGCACGGTCCACACCAACGCCGACGACTACCGGCGGGCCGTCCGTACGCACCTGTTCCCAGGGTGCGACGAGCGCCAGTACGACGCCATCATCACCACCCTTCTCACACTGCGCCGGGAGAAGATCTCCCAGGACCTCGACCCCCAGAAGCTGTCCTCGGTCCTCACCGCCTCCCTACCTCCCCTGGACGAGCACGACGTGGCCGAGGTGGCCGAGGGTTTCCAGAAGCTCGACCGGCGCAAGGAGGACCTCGACAAGCTGGCCGCCGACCTCGAGGTCGTGAGGCGCCTGGCCCGGCGCCAGCGGGCCTATGCCCGCTCGGTGCTCTGGGGCTTGGCCGCCGAGGTCCGCGGTGCCACCAACCGGCGCGACGACGTCACCCGCCGGGCGCGCACAGCCGCCACCCGCCTGGCCTCGGCCCGCGACGAGTCGGCCACCGTGGAGGCGGCCGAGGCCGCGGCCCGGTCCGGGGCCGCCGACCTGCGGGCTCAGGCCGACACCCTGCGCAACCTCGACGCTTACCGGGCCGGCGGCCGTATCGAAGCCCTGAGGTCCGAGGCCGAGCGGGCGGCCGAACGTGCCCGCCGGGAGGAGGCTGTGCAGGCTGCCCGCGGGGCCGAGGCCGAGCGCCGGGCCGCCGCGGCCGACGACTGCCGAGGCCAGGTGGCCGACGCCCGGGCGGCCGCCCGCCGGGCCACGGCCGACCTCAGTTCCGCGGCCGACGAGGCCGACGCGCTGGCCGCGCTCAGTGAGGCCGAGGCTTCCGAGCCCGACGCCGGCGAGCGGTTGCTTCAGGCCTGGGCCGAGAGCCGCCGCCAAGCCGTGACCGAAGTCAGGCAGGCGCTCGCTCACCTGGCCCGGTGCGTGGACGCCCGCCAGCGGGCCGACGAGGTGCTGGAGGAGGAACGGGCTGTCCTAGACGGCGCCGTCGAGTCCCACCGCGGCGCATCGTCTCACCTGGCCCAGGCCGTCCAGGCCTATTCCGCCTCGGTCGACCAGTGGGCGGCGTCGGCCCCCCGGCTGGAGGCCTGGTGCCTGGGCGAGGACGGTCCGGGCCTCGCGGCCCGGCTCCCGTCTCCCCCTGACGACCCCGCGGCGGTGGACGAGGTGGTGGAGGCCCTGGCGGTGGCGGCCCGTTCCGCGGGGGCGGTGGCCTCCGACCGGCTGAGGTCTGCCCTGGCGGCCAACGCCTCCGCCCGCACGGCGGTCGAGGTCGAGCGCGAGGAGGTGGCGGGCGGCCGGTTGCGCCACCCGTTGCCGCCTCCGTGGCGTTCGCCCCGGCCCGAGGGCTCCGAGGGCCGTGATGGCGCCGCCTTGTGGCAGTTGGTCGACGTGGCCCCCGGGGTCGAGGCCGACGTCCTCGATGGCGTCGAGGCCGCCTTGGTGGCCAGCGGCCTGCTCGACGCCTGGGTGTCGCCCGGGGGCGAGATCTCCCTGCCCGCCGACGAGCGCCACGACGTGGTGCTGGGACTGGTCCCGGCTGGTCATGGGGGCGGCTCCCTGGCCGACGTGCTCGTCCCGGCCGACGGCCCCCGCCCCGCCGTGGCCGCGGAGGTCGTGGCCGCCCTGCTCCGCTCCATCGCGCTGGTGCCGACCGTCGACGCCGAGATGGCCGCCGGCCAGGGGTCGGCGGCGGCCGTCGGGCGGGACGGCACGTTCTGCCTGGGCCCCACCGTGGGCCGGGGACCGTCGGGGCCGGCCCAGTTCGTAGGGGCGGTGGCCCAGGAGCACCGCCGGCTCAGGCGCCTGGCCGAGCTCGACGACCAGCTCGCAGTGCTCGACCGGGAGCGGTCCGACCTGGACAAGCGGCTGGCTTCCGAGCGGGCCGCGCTGGCCGCCCTCGAAACCGAGGTCGCGGCCCGGCCCTCGGGGGAGGCGATCGCGGCCGCCGAGCGCCATCTGGAGATCGCCGAGGCCCGGGTGGCCGATGCCCGGGCCCGCACCGAACGCGCCCAGGCGGCGCGCGCTCGGGCCGAGGAGGAGGCCAAGGCGGCCCAGCGTGACCTGATGCAACGAGCGTCGGCTCACGGTGTCCCGGCCGACCCCCCCGGGCTCGAGGCCCACGACGCCCGGGTGCGGGCCGTGGAGCGGCTGGCGGTGGCCTGGTCGCGCCGGCGGCGGGAGGAGGCGGCGGCCACGCTCGGCCTGGCACGGGCTGTCGACGAGTCCGGGCGGGCGGCCGCTGCTCTGGGAGAGGCCGTTCGCCACTACCAGTCGGCGGTCGACGACCATCGCCAGCTCGTGGCCCGGCTGGAGGCCCTCGACGCCAGCGCCGGAGCCGAGTACCGGGCCGTCCTCCAGCAGGTGCAGCAGGCCGAGGCCGAGGCGGCCCGGCTGGGGTCCGAGCGCGACGCGGCGGCCCGCAGGCTCCGGGAGCTGGCCGGCGAGACGGGCCGGCTCGAAGCCGAGCTGGCGGCCGTCGAAGCCGAGCGGGGCCGGGCCGAGGCCGAGCGCGACGCGGCTGCCGCCGGGCTGGTGGCGGCCGTGTCCGACGGGATGGCGGCCGACGCCGGTGTCGACGTGCCCGACGACCCGGCCGGGGCGGGGGTCACGGCCGTGCTCGAAGCGGCCCGGGCCGTGCTGTCGACCGTGGGTGAGAACGAGGGCTCCGACCGTGAGCGCCAGGCCCGCGACCGGCGGTTGCAGGAGTCGGTCTACGAGGCCCGCCAATCGCTGCGGGGAGGTGTCGACGTGCTCCTCGACCAGTCCCCGGGCGGCTGGTGGGCCCTGCGGGCCGTGGCCGGGGGGTTGCGCCACCGCGCCCACGAACTGGCGGCGTCGCTGGCGGGGGAGGTGGCGGCCGCCAACGACGAGCTGCGCGAAGAGGAGCACCGCCTCTTCGACGAGACCCTCACCGGGAGCGTGCGCCGGTCGGTGGCCGAGCGCATCCGCCGGTCCAACGAGCTGGTCGACGGCATCAACGTCGAGTTGGCCAAGGTCCGTACCACCACCGCGGGCGTCGGCGTCCGCCTGCGCTGGGAGGTCGAGCCCGACCAGCCCGAGGTGGTCAAGGGGGCCAGGCGGCTACTGCTGAAGGACCCGGCCGACCTGTCCGACACCGAGCGGGCGTCGCTCTACGAGTTCTTCCGGGCCCGCCTCGACGACGCCCGCCAGGCCCTCGACGGCACCGCTGGGTGGGACGAGCGCCTGCGCGACGCCCTCGACTACCGGCGCTGGCACCGGTTCGCCCTGGAGGTCGCCCACCGCGATTGGGACGGTTTCGTCCCCGCCACGACCCACCGCCTGGCCCGCCTGTCCACCGGGGAGCGGTCGGTGACCCTCCACCTCCCGATGCTGGCATCCGTGGCCGCCCACTACGACGGGCTGGCGGTGGGCGACGGGCCCTCGCCGTGCCCTCGCCTGATCCTTCTCGACGAGCTTTTCGCCGGGGTTGACGTCGTCAACCGCGGTCAGCTCTTCGGCCTCTTCGTGGCCTGGGACCTCGATGCGGTGGTGACCAGCGACCACGAGTGGTGCGCCTACCAGTCCCTCGACGGCATCGCCATCCACCACCTGCACGCCACCGAACCGGGCCAGCCCGTGACCACGTCGAGGTTCGTTTGGGACGGCCGGGAGAACCGGGCGTCGCCCCTGGCGGTGGTCGGTGGCTGA